In Quercus robur chromosome 10, dhQueRobu3.1, whole genome shotgun sequence, a genomic segment contains:
- the LOC126703111 gene encoding uncharacterized protein LOC126703111, with the protein MANTFSPLLVLLLVFSQLISLNAVPVTRIGNLMHGHQVHLVSQNTHMLATEEKWDEQTFSGRMDFELHDYPGSGANNRHTPKPPV; encoded by the exons ATGGCAAACACTTTCTCTCCTCTACTTGTACTCTTATTGGTGTTCTCTCAACTTATCAGCTTGAACGCTGTCCCAGTCACAA GAATCGGAAACCTAATGCATGGGCATCAAGTTCATCTAGTTTCACAGAATACCCACATG CTAGCTACTGAGGAAAAATGGGATGAACAAACCTTTTCTGGAAGGATGGATTTTGAGCTGCATGATTACCCGGGATCAGGAGCCAATAACCGCCACACTCCAAAGCCACCAGTATAA